One genomic window of Arachis hypogaea cultivar Tifrunner chromosome 8, arahy.Tifrunner.gnm2.J5K5, whole genome shotgun sequence includes the following:
- the LOC112706653 gene encoding origin of replication complex subunit 1A yields MAATPIKSLQSPSKPNLRSQSNYKPSPAITPLTPQSLPTPRRSTRQRSLHFNSTEPAKFRQSIDYADDSTEVIKRRTGTARSASVVKGGSEKKAGEEVKQKNAKARDLVEIQFAPASPEQSETKKRKMESERKVVTRAMAAKKGKLENGDKGGKKGGRLTKRRVYYKKVVYDGGEFGVGDDVYVKRREDASSDDEDPEAEECRLCFDSGSEVMIECDDCLGGFHLKCLTPPLKEVPEGDWVCGFCEDRKMGRKASFPKPPEGKKLSRTLRQKLLSSDLWAAHIQSIWKEVDDNYWCHVRWYVIPEETSAGRQPHNLSRELYQTNEFADIEMESILRHCFVMTPKDYAKASNEGDDIFLCEYEYDIHWHSFKRLADIDNEKEDGEEIDSDEDWNVSKESDSDTDDDIVYEEENLKNTRSQPSTSHQLAANQYKGRFIGLQKIGTKRIPEHVRSHKQTDLERVKASLLLASLPKSLPCRNKEMEEINTFIKGAICDDQCLGRCLYIHGVPGTGKTMSVLSVMRSLRSEVDARNIKPYCFVEINGLKLASPENIYRVIYEALNGHRVSWKKALHFLHERFVEGKKTGEDADRPCILLIDELDLLVTRNQSVLYNILDWPTKAHSKLIVIGIANTMDLPEKLLPRISSRMGIQRLCFGPYNYQQLQEIISSRLKGIDIFEKQAIEFASRKVAAISGDARRALEICRRAAEIADYRIKKLTVNPDFVAAGKGLVGMTDVEAAIQEMFQAPHIQVIKSCSRLSKIFLTAMVHELYKTGMGETTFEKLAMTVSCLCTSNGEVCPGYDVLLQVGCKLGECRIILCEAGAKHRLQKLQLNFPSDDVAFALRDCKDLPWLSKYLS; encoded by the exons ATGGCTGCAACTCCAATCAAGTCACTTCAATCTCCTTCAAAGCCCAATCTCAGATCCCAATCCAATTACAAACCATCACCCGCCATTACTCCACTCACTCCCCAATCCCTGCCAACTCCACGCAGATCCACGCGCCAACGGTCCCTCCACTTCAACTCCACCGAACCTGCCAAGTTTCGCCAATCCATTGATTACGCCGATGATTCCACCGAAGTGATAAAACGTAGAACTGGAACTGCTCGAAGTGCTTCGGTTGTTAAAGGTGGATCTGAAAAGAAGGCTGGTGaagaagtgaagcaaaaaaatGCGAAAGCCAGGGATTTGGTTGAGATTCAGTTTGCTCCGGCATCGCCTGAGCAGTCGGaaacgaagaagaggaagatggagAGTGAGAGAAAGGTTGTTACCAGAGCCATGGCTGCTAAAAAGGGGAAATTAGAAAATGGAGATAAGGGTGGAAAAAAGGGTGGGAGGTTGACTAAGAGGCGCGTGTATTATAAGAAGGTGGTTTATGATGGAGGCGAGTTTGGAGTTGGTGATGATGTTTATGTGAAGAGGAGGGAAGATGCTAGCTCCGATGATGAAGATCCTGAAGCGGAGGAGTGCAGGCTGTGCTTTGATTCTGGAAGTGAGGTAATGATTGAGTGTGATGATTGTTTAGGTGGGTTTCACTTGAAGTGCTTGACGCCTCCATTGAAAGAGGTTCCTGAAGGGGATTGGGTATGTGGGTTCTGTGAGGATCGTAAGATGGGTAGGAAAGCTAGCTTTCCAAAGCCGCCGGAGGGCAAGAAACTAAGTAGGACGCTGAGGCAGAAGCTTCTTTCAAGTGATTTATGGGCTGCGCATATTCAAAG TATATGGAAAGAAGTGGATGACAACTACTGGTGTCATGTGCGGTGGTATGTGATCCCAGAAGAGACTTCTGCTGGGCGACAACCTCATAACCTGAGCAGGGAACTGTATCAAACCAACGAATTTGCAGACATTGAG ATGGAATCTATCCTTAGACATTGCTTTGTTATGACCCCGAAAGACTATGCCAAGGCTAGCAATGAGGGAGATGATATTTTCTTATGTGAATATGAATATGACATTCATTGGCACAGTTTCAAACGTCTTGCTGATATTGACAATGAAAAAGAG GATGGCGAAGAGATTGACAGTGATGAAGATTGGAATGTTTCCAAGGAATCAGACTCTGATACAGATGATGATATTGTATATGAGGAggagaatttaaaaaatacacgATCTCAACCATCAACAAGTCATCAGTTGGCAGCA AATCAATACAAAGGACGGTTCATTGGACTTCAGAAGATAGGTACAAAACGAATTCCGGAGCATGTACGGTCTCACAAACAAACAGATCTCGAGAGAGTAAAGGCTTCACTATTGTTAGCATCATTGCCTAAATCGTTGCCATGTAGAAATAA AGAAATGGAAGAGATAAATACATTCATTAAAGGTGCTATTTGTGATGATCAATGTCTGGGGCGTTGCCTCTATATTCATGGTGTTCCAGGGACTGGCAAG ACAATGAGCGTTCTATCAGTAATGAGGAGTTTGAGGTCTGAAGTTGATGCACGAAACATCAAACCCTACTGTTTTGTGGAGATTAATGGTCTGAAGTTGGCTTCACCAGAGAATATCTATAGG GTCATATATGAGGCATTAAATGGGCACAGAGTTAGCTGGAAAAAGGCTCTTCACTTTTTGCATGAGAGATTTGTTGAAGGGAAGAAGACTGGGGAAGATGCTGATCGGCCATGTATTTTGCTTATTGATGAGCTTGATCTTCTTGTAACCAGAAACCAGTCG GTACTGTACAATATTCTTGACTGGCCTACTAAGGCACATTCCAAACTTATTGTGATAG GGATAGCAAATACCATGGATCTTCCAGAGAAGTTACTTCCTCGCATATCGAGTCGAATGGGCATACAGAGGCTTTGCTTTGGCCCATATAATTATCAGCAGCTTCAAGAAATCATTTCAAGTCGCCTTAAAGGAATCGATATATTTGAAAAACAAGCAATAGAATTTGCTTCAAGAAAG GTTGCAGCAATCTCAGGAGATGCACGACGTGCCTTGGAGATATGCAGACGTGCAGCTGAAATAGCAGATTATCGTATAAAGAAGCTAACTGTGAATCCTGATTTTGTTGCGGCAG GAAAAGGACTTGTTGGTATGACTGACGTTGAAGCTGCCATTCAAGAAATGTTCCAGGCACCTCATATTCAA GTGATAAAAAGCTGTTCCAGACTTAGCAAAATCTTCCTGACAGCTATGGTTCATGAACTTTATAAAACAGGAATGGGGGAAACCACTTTTGAAAAG CTGGCGATGACGGTTTCGTGTCTTTGTACAAGCAACGGTGAAGTGTGTCCCGGATATGATGTTCTTCTGCAAGTTGG CTGTAAGCTAGGCGAATGCAGGATTATTTTATGTGAAGCAGGTGCTAAGCACAGGCTGCAAAAATTGCAGCTCAATTTCCCAAG CGATGATGTAGCCTTTGCACTGAGAGACTGCAAGGATCTTCCTTGGCTGTCAAAGTATCTAAGTTAG
- the LOC112706652 gene encoding 1-acyl-sn-glycerol-3-phosphate acyltransferase 3, with the protein MAFPAAVFILPAGTLFILSGLIVNAIQIVVFILFRPISRNLFRRINNMLTQSLWLELIFLIDWWGAIKIELHMDSESRQLMGKENALLLCNHRSDIDWLIGFALAQRSGCLGSSLAIMKKELKYLPVIGWSMWFCDYIFLEREWAKDERTLSSGLKQLENSPLPFWLALFVEGTRFTPDKLLAAQAFAASRGLPIPKNVLIPRTKGIVCVVENIRSFTPAIYDCTYSVKKGDTPPTMLRLFKGQSSSVKLQIQRLKMEDLPHTPNEIAEWCKDLFISKDAMLERYNTTDVFSDAELQDLGRSKKSIFVVLCWTCLLGFLLYEFFKSTKLLSTWEGILCTVLFFVVVTLVMELLIHATQSERSTRMNLPTQDPLRQKLLQ; encoded by the exons ATGGCGTTCCCAGCAGCAGTTTTTATTCTTCCTGCAGGCACTCTTTTCATTCTCTCAGGCCTTATTGTTAACGCAATTCAG ATTGTCGTCTTTATCCTTTTTCGCCCAATATCAAGAAATTTATTCAGAAGAATAAACAATATGCTTACTCAATCACTATGGTTGGAGCTCATATTTCTCATTGATTGGTGGGGAGCCATTAAG ATTGAACTGCACATGGATTCCGAATCTCGTCAATTAATGG GTAAAGAAAATGCTCTTCTGTTGTGCAACCACAGGAGTGACATTGATTGGCTCATTGGATTCGCCTTAGCTCAG CGCTCGGGCTGCCTTGGCAGCTCTCTAGCCATTATGAAGAAAGAACTCAAGTACCTTCCT GTTATAGGTTGGTCAATGTGGTTTTGTGATTACATATTTCTAGAAAGAGAATGGGCAAAAGATGAAAGAACACTCAGT TCAGGTCTTAAGCAGCTAGAGAATTCTCCACTACCGTTTTGGCTGGCTCTTTTTGTCGAAGGAACTCGTTTCACACCAGATAAGCTTCTAGCAGCTCAAGCATTTGCTGCTTCAAGAGGCCTACCTATAcctaaaaatgttttgattccccGTACTAAG GGTATTGTCTGTGTAGTAGAAAATATTCGGAGTTTCACTCCAGCTATTTATGATTGCACTTATTCAGTTAAAAAAGGTGATACTCCTCCAACAATGTTGAGATTGTTTAAAGGTCAATCTTCTTCG GTGAAACTTCAAATACAACGACTCAAAATGGAGGATCTGCCACATACGCCTAATGAAATTGCAGAATGGTGCAAAGACCTATTTATATCCAAG GATGCTATGTTGGAGAGATATAACACTACAGATGTTTTCAGTGATGCAGAACTTCAAGACCTGGGTCGGTCTAAGAAATCTATTTTT GTTGTGCTTTGTTGGACTTGTCTCCTTGGGTTCCTACTTTATGAGTTCTTCAAGTCGACCAAACTGTTGTCCACGTGGGAAGGGATCTTATGCACAGTGCTATTCTTTGTAGTAGTCACACTTGTTATGGAACTTCTCATTCATGCAACTCAATCTGAACGTTCTACGCGCATGAATTTGCCTACACAAGATCCTCTGAGGCAGAAGCTTCTTCAGTGA